In Bacteroidota bacterium, the following proteins share a genomic window:
- a CDS encoding GAF domain-containing protein codes for MSHDFLINTSQPKSLIYGELLIQAEALVNSESDKLANCCNLIAALKQAFGFWWVGIYYVKGNGLVLGPFQGPIACTRIGFGKGVCGTAWQRKEVVVVDDVDTFPGHIACSSLSKSEIVVPILRNKEVIAVLDIDSDKYADFDNTDTIYLSKLAHLFEQNV; via the coding sequence ATGTCGCACGATTTCCTTATTAATACGTCACAGCCAAAATCTTTGATTTATGGCGAGTTGTTAATTCAGGCCGAAGCATTGGTAAATAGCGAATCAGATAAACTTGCCAATTGCTGCAACCTTATAGCAGCGCTAAAACAAGCTTTCGGTTTTTGGTGGGTGGGTATATATTACGTAAAGGGAAATGGACTTGTGCTTGGGCCGTTTCAGGGCCCCATAGCCTGCACCCGCATAGGATTTGGCAAAGGAGTTTGTGGAACAGCATGGCAACGCAAAGAAGTCGTTGTGGTGGATGATGTGGATACATTTCCGGGGCATATTGCCTGTAGCAGTCTTTCAAAGTCAGAAATTGTTGTACCAATACTTCGTAATAAAGAAGTAATTGCTGTGCTCGATATCGACAGCGATAAATACGCAGATTTTGACAACACCGATACAATTTATCTATCTAAATTGGCCCACTTATTTGAACAGAACGTTTAA
- a CDS encoding riboflavin synthase, with amino-acid sequence MFTGIVENIGKVVALRSEQSNLHITIESSFTDELKIDQSIAHNGACLTVVEIIGAQYGVTAIDETLKKTNLGLLQIGDIINLERCLLANARIDGHIVQGHVDTTASVTKVENMQGSWNFFFEYPPQPEYLTVSKGSICVNGVSLTVVDSGINTFSVSIIPYTFENTGFKFLKEGDMVNIEFDILGKYIAKLYKK; translated from the coding sequence ATGTTTACAGGAATAGTAGAAAACATTGGAAAAGTAGTTGCCCTGCGCAGTGAACAAAGCAATTTGCACATCACCATAGAAAGCAGTTTTACAGATGAATTAAAAATTGACCAAAGCATTGCACACAATGGTGCATGCCTTACGGTGGTAGAAATTATTGGAGCTCAATACGGGGTTACAGCCATTGATGAAACCTTGAAAAAAACAAATCTGGGTCTGTTGCAAATTGGCGACATAATTAACCTGGAACGTTGCTTGCTTGCCAACGCACGAATAGACGGCCACATTGTACAAGGCCATGTAGATACCACCGCTAGCGTTACAAAAGTTGAGAACATGCAAGGCAGCTGGAACTTTTTTTTTGAATACCCTCCACAACCCGAATATCTCACAGTATCTAAAGGCTCGATATGTGTAAATGGTGTTAGCCTTACGGTTGTCGATTCAGGAATTAATACCTTTTCAGTAAGCATTATTCCATACACTTTTGAAAATACAGGTTTTAAATTTTTAAAAGAAGGCGATATGGTAAACATTGAATTTGATATCCTCGGAAAGTACATTGCCAAACTTTACAAAAAATAA
- a CDS encoding gliding motility-associated C-terminal domain-containing protein yields the protein MRWLLPIVIVLLAFSSRPCRATHMRAGEITYKQLGTYYYEVTITVFTKPSSNIDRPVLELHWGDGTKDSIDRINIQTLQGVVDVDKITYRGTHQYPGPATYILHFEDQNRNANVINMNNSANVAFFVQSMLVINPFLGGNNSVQLLNDPIDMGAINQLFIHNAGAYDPDGDSLSYQLEICKANGGVNCPGYSYPTASISFSIDAITGDLIWNTPVTVGIYNVAFSINEWRNGTKIGYVTRDMQIEILPSTNNPPVLNFMADTCVEAGSTCTFQVTATDADNDNVTLSATGAPFLLSPDSAYFAIQTSQGSVSSQFIWNTTCAHVRKKPWTVSFKAVDYHISPQPPSPLNFADYQLRNITIVAPAPQNLMALPQGNTINLTWDQSLCAQAKGYSIYRHIGATGWTHAYCETGVPSYTGYVNIKTIQNVTTTSFTDDNNGAGLSQGIDYCYLIIAWFDDGAESYASNEACAHLRNDIPLMTHVSVNTTQSTAGQIYIAWSKPNEIDSVVAPGPYYYILNKGTGQSGNSMLPYDTLPTINDTTYIDLVNNTVGLAYSYSITMINNTPNMQFAMGTCHFASSVYLAAQPTDKSVKLTWTEQVPWTNFAYIVYKWNGVSFDSIATTSKQNFTDTGLVNGQQHCYKIKSWGTYNIKSMPDTLYNYSQELCAIPVDNIAPCPPVIAVKQLCDSASNSISWSWKDSVCHSDLNLLQLYFIPLGSSASQLIYQTHTTSDTLYVHDSLPVIGGCYFITVTDSNGNSANSNTVCVDNCPKFDLPNVFTPNNDGINDFFEPSVYSYVDKTEFTIYNRWGNPVYRTMDKKIYWDGNHLNSGDPCPEGVYYYLCTFTYSLLDRKETKTITGVVHLIR from the coding sequence ATGCGTTGGTTGCTACCTATAGTGATTGTTTTGTTGGCGTTTTCATCAAGGCCATGCAGGGCAACTCATATGCGTGCCGGAGAAATTACTTACAAGCAACTGGGCACCTATTACTACGAAGTAACCATTACAGTTTTTACAAAACCCTCCAGCAATATTGACCGGCCGGTTTTAGAATTACACTGGGGCGATGGTACTAAAGATTCCATAGACCGTATCAATATTCAAACTCTTCAGGGTGTAGTGGATGTAGATAAAATAACCTATAGGGGTACGCATCAGTATCCCGGTCCTGCAACTTACATCCTGCATTTCGAAGATCAAAACCGAAATGCCAATGTTATCAATATGAACAATAGCGCCAATGTTGCTTTTTTTGTGCAGTCTATGTTGGTCATCAATCCCTTTCTTGGAGGAAATAATTCGGTACAATTGCTCAATGATCCCATTGATATGGGTGCCATAAATCAGTTGTTTATTCATAATGCAGGAGCCTATGACCCTGATGGTGATAGCCTGTCCTATCAACTTGAAATTTGTAAAGCCAACGGAGGAGTAAACTGCCCGGGTTATTCGTATCCTACTGCAAGCATATCATTTAGTATTGATGCCATAACGGGCGATTTAATTTGGAATACTCCTGTAACGGTGGGCATATACAATGTAGCCTTTAGTATTAATGAATGGCGCAACGGCACTAAAATAGGATACGTAACACGCGATATGCAGATAGAGATACTGCCTAGTACCAACAACCCTCCGGTGTTGAACTTTATGGCCGATACTTGTGTAGAAGCGGGAAGCACCTGCACATTTCAAGTAACTGCAACCGATGCCGATAATGACAATGTTACACTAAGTGCAACAGGGGCTCCTTTTTTGCTGTCACCCGATTCTGCTTATTTTGCAATTCAAACATCACAGGGTTCGGTAAGCTCACAGTTTATCTGGAATACCACCTGTGCCCATGTTCGCAAAAAACCGTGGACAGTTTCCTTTAAAGCTGTAGACTATCACATTAGTCCACAACCTCCATCGCCACTCAACTTTGCCGACTATCAATTGCGCAACATAACAATAGTAGCACCGGCTCCACAAAACCTTATGGCTCTGCCACAAGGCAATACCATCAACTTAACATGGGACCAAAGTTTATGTGCACAAGCAAAAGGGTATAGCATATACCGCCACATAGGAGCCACAGGCTGGACCCATGCGTATTGCGAAACCGGAGTGCCCTCATATACAGGGTATGTCAATATTAAAACCATACAGAATGTAACTACTACAAGTTTTACCGATGACAACAACGGAGCAGGCCTTTCGCAAGGAATAGATTATTGTTATCTGATAATAGCCTGGTTTGATGATGGTGCAGAAAGCTATGCAAGCAATGAGGCATGTGCGCATTTACGCAACGATATTCCTCTTATGACACATGTATCGGTAAACACTACTCAATCAACTGCCGGACAAATCTATATTGCCTGGAGCAAACCAAATGAAATAGATTCGGTTGTTGCTCCGGGGCCGTATTATTATATTCTAAATAAAGGTACCGGGCAGTCAGGCAATTCCATGTTGCCGTATGATACCCTTCCCACAATAAACGACACAACATATATAGACCTAGTTAACAATACTGTTGGCCTGGCTTACAGCTATAGTATAACTATGATAAACAATACCCCCAACATGCAGTTCGCTATGGGGACGTGTCATTTTGCTTCTTCTGTTTATCTTGCAGCACAACCCACCGATAAGTCTGTTAAACTCACCTGGACAGAACAAGTGCCCTGGACTAATTTTGCTTATATAGTTTATAAATGGAATGGAGTCTCCTTTGACTCCATTGCTACCACTTCTAAACAAAATTTTACAGATACCGGATTAGTGAATGGACAGCAACATTGCTATAAGATAAAATCATGGGGGACATATAATATTAAAAGTATGCCAGATACTTTGTACAACTATTCGCAGGAGTTGTGCGCAATTCCGGTTGATAATATTGCACCCTGCCCTCCGGTAATCGCAGTAAAGCAATTATGCGACAGTGCTTCTAACAGCATTAGCTGGAGCTGGAAAGACAGCGTTTGTCACAGCGATTTGAACTTATTGCAACTATATTTTATTCCGCTTGGTTCAAGCGCATCGCAACTTATATATCAAACCCATACTACCTCAGACACCCTTTATGTTCATGATAGTTTGCCTGTAATTGGAGGATGTTATTTCATCACCGTTACGGATAGTAACGGAAACTCAGCAAACAGCAACACGGTGTGTGTAGACAATTGCCCAAAGTTTGATTTGCCAAATGTATTCACACCTAACAATGATGGCATCAATGATTTTTTTGAACCGAGCGTATATAGTTATGTTGACAAAACAGAATTCACTATCTACAATCGTTGGGGAAACCCGGTTTACCGCACCATGGATAAGAAAATTTATTGGGATGGAAACCATTTGAATAGCGGTGATCCTTGCCCCGAAGGTGTTTACTATTATCTTTGCACTTTTACCTACAGCCTGTTGGATCGTAAAGAGACTAAAACGATAACGGGTGTGGTTCACTTGATAAGATAA
- the tsaB gene encoding tRNA (adenosine(37)-N6)-threonylcarbamoyltransferase complex dimerization subunit type 1 TsaB — MHPIILHIETATETCSIAVSKGLEVVSRVWGNQPKAHASVITPMIEEALQQASMSLRDINAVNVSKGPGSYTGLRIGVATAKGLCFALQIPMLSTNTLQFYAQQFLLNEKIETDALLCPMIDARRMEVYTAVFDQSLDFRIPTEAKILSENSFADLLASHKIYFFGNGAFKLKNLNRFLDYPFIIENFNPDAGCMTPLAVQKYNTNQLEDIAYFEPFYLKDFVTQSTFHK, encoded by the coding sequence ATGCATCCAATAATATTGCATATAGAAACTGCTACCGAAACCTGTTCAATAGCTGTAAGCAAGGGGCTTGAAGTTGTAAGCAGGGTGTGGGGCAATCAACCCAAAGCGCATGCTTCGGTAATTACGCCCATGATAGAGGAGGCGTTGCAGCAGGCAAGCATGAGCCTAAGGGACATAAATGCAGTTAATGTAAGCAAAGGCCCGGGGTCGTATACGGGCTTGCGTATAGGTGTGGCAACTGCAAAAGGTTTGTGTTTTGCTTTGCAAATTCCTATGCTAAGCACCAACACACTTCAATTTTATGCCCAGCAATTTTTGCTTAATGAAAAAATTGAAACAGATGCTTTATTATGCCCCATGATAGACGCTCGAAGAATGGAGGTATATACAGCAGTCTTTGATCAATCGTTAGATTTCAGAATTCCGACAGAGGCAAAAATTTTGTCCGAAAATTCATTTGCTGATTTGTTGGCGAGTCACAAGATTTACTTCTTTGGCAATGGCGCTTTTAAATTAAAAAACCTTAATCGTTTTTTAGACTACCCGTTTATTATTGAAAATTTTAATCCTGATGCAGGATGCATGACTCCTCTTGCTGTGCAAAAATACAATACCAATCAACTGGAGGATATAGCCTACTTCGAGCCATTTTACTTAAAGGATTTTGTAACGCAATCAACATTTCACAAATGA
- a CDS encoding HAMP domain-containing histidine kinase, which translates to MNIYTRKQRWKLLLLIAAMIIGVVSLWYTNGLVSKLAEEEKKKIELWAKATQHLADVEINAGDLTFTFDVVASNHTIPIIQTDENFIIKSSANLDTAKIIEDSMYLYRELAIMRKQHEPLEINYAKNAKDYIFYADSRILTQLRYYPYVQLAIIALFLLVSYLAFSTSRKAEQNQVWVGMAKETAHQLGTPISSLSAWIEYLKSKYPSELNLDEMDKDVARLSTITERFSKIGSAPALKRENVIEVIQASINYIRTRTSQKVFLKVKNEQDYDVLAPMNVPLFEWVLENIFKNAIDAMAGVGDIGVVVTDQNQFVYIDISDTGKGIPKSKYNTVFKPGYTTKNRGWGLGLSLSKRIVEEYHKGQIFVKRSELNKGTTFRIVLPKQAA; encoded by the coding sequence TTGAATATTTACACACGTAAGCAACGATGGAAGTTACTGCTGCTGATAGCAGCAATGATTATTGGTGTAGTATCCTTATGGTACACCAATGGACTTGTATCGAAACTAGCCGAAGAAGAAAAAAAGAAAATTGAGCTTTGGGCAAAAGCAACCCAACATCTTGCCGATGTTGAAATAAATGCGGGTGACCTCACCTTTACTTTTGATGTGGTAGCCAGCAATCACACCATACCCATTATTCAAACAGACGAAAACTTTATTATTAAAAGCTCGGCTAACCTTGACACGGCCAAGATTATTGAAGATAGCATGTATCTCTATCGTGAATTAGCTATCATGCGCAAACAACATGAACCGCTTGAAATTAATTATGCCAAAAATGCAAAAGATTACATCTTTTATGCAGACTCAAGAATTCTAACACAATTACGCTATTACCCTTATGTGCAATTAGCAATTATTGCATTGTTTCTGTTAGTGTCTTACCTTGCCTTCAGCACTTCACGCAAAGCAGAACAAAATCAGGTGTGGGTGGGGATGGCTAAGGAAACCGCGCATCAATTGGGCACACCGATATCATCACTGTCTGCATGGATCGAATATTTGAAATCGAAGTATCCGAGCGAATTGAATTTAGATGAAATGGATAAAGATGTAGCACGCCTAAGTACCATTACCGAGCGCTTTAGTAAAATTGGCAGTGCCCCTGCTTTAAAACGTGAAAATGTAATTGAGGTGATTCAGGCTTCCATCAACTATATACGTACACGCACCTCACAAAAAGTATTCTTAAAGGTTAAAAACGAACAGGACTACGATGTGCTTGCCCCCATGAATGTGCCGTTGTTTGAATGGGTACTTGAAAATATTTTTAAAAACGCCATTGATGCAATGGCCGGAGTTGGTGATATTGGCGTTGTTGTAACAGACCAAAACCAGTTTGTTTACATTGATATAAGTGATACAGGAAAAGGAATTCCTAAGTCAAAGTATAATACTGTTTTCAAACCGGGATATACCACTAAGAACCGGGGATGGGGACTCGGGCTTAGTCTTTCAAAGCGGATAGTGGAAGAGTATCACAAAGGACAAATATTTGTAAAGCGTAGTGAGTTAAACAAAGGCACCACTTTTCGCATTGTACTTCCCAAGCAAGCCGCTTAA
- the typA gene encoding translational GTPase TypA has product MQEIRNIAIIAHVDHGKTTLVDKILHQTNIFRENQETGELILDNNDLERERGITIVSKNVSVIYKDVKINIIDTPGHADFGGEVERVMSMADGVLLLVDAFEGPMPQTRFVTEKALKAGLKPILVINKVDKENCRPDEVHEAVFDLFFNLDATQDQLDFPTIYGSSKQGWMSEDWKKPTEDITPLLDSILANVPPAPRHQGTPQMLITSLDYSTFVGRIAIGRLFRGELKENMAVSLCKRDGTVIKSRIKELMTFEALGKKKVTSALAGDIVALTGLENFEIGDSVADIENPEPLKSIKVDEPTMSMMFTINNSPFFGKEGKFVTSRHLRDRLFKETEKNLAMRVVETNSPDSYLVYGRGILHLSILIETMRREGYEFQVGQPQVLVKTIDGEKCEPYETLSVDVPEEGAGKVIELATMRKGDLLMMEPKGDLQHVEFEIPSRGLIGLRNQVLTATQGRAVMNHRFKEYKPWRGDIPGRINGVLIAHEAGTTTPYAIDGLQDRGQFFVDPNENIYVGQVIGEQNKPGDLVINITKTKKLTNMRASGSDDNVRIAPKINMSLEENLEYIQGDEMVEITPQNIRLRKVHLNHEDRKRYEKSMGS; this is encoded by the coding sequence ATGCAAGAAATCAGGAATATAGCGATTATCGCTCACGTTGACCACGGTAAAACCACCTTGGTTGATAAAATACTACATCAAACAAACATTTTTCGCGAAAATCAGGAAACAGGCGAACTCATATTAGATAACAACGACCTTGAACGCGAACGTGGAATTACCATCGTTAGCAAAAATGTGAGTGTTATTTATAAAGATGTAAAAATCAACATCATTGACACACCAGGTCACGCGGATTTTGGAGGTGAAGTAGAGCGTGTAATGAGCATGGCCGATGGAGTTTTGCTTCTTGTAGATGCATTTGAAGGCCCCATGCCTCAAACTCGCTTTGTTACAGAAAAAGCACTTAAGGCAGGCCTGAAACCTATCCTTGTAATTAATAAAGTTGATAAAGAAAACTGCCGCCCCGATGAAGTGCACGAAGCCGTTTTTGATTTGTTCTTTAACCTCGATGCTACGCAGGACCAGTTAGATTTTCCTACCATATATGGTAGCAGTAAGCAAGGATGGATGAGCGAGGACTGGAAAAAACCAACCGAAGATATAACCCCATTACTTGATTCAATACTTGCCAATGTGCCTCCGGCACCACGCCACCAAGGAACACCACAAATGCTTATTACCTCTTTAGATTACTCCACCTTTGTTGGCCGAATTGCTATTGGCAGGTTGTTTCGTGGCGAATTAAAAGAAAATATGGCCGTAAGCCTTTGTAAGCGCGATGGCACGGTGATCAAATCCCGTATTAAAGAGCTAATGACTTTTGAAGCTTTGGGAAAAAAGAAGGTGACAAGTGCATTGGCCGGTGATATAGTAGCATTAACAGGATTAGAAAATTTTGAAATTGGCGATTCAGTGGCTGATATAGAAAATCCTGAACCTCTTAAATCTATAAAGGTTGACGAACCTACCATGAGCATGATGTTTACCATAAACAACTCACCGTTTTTTGGTAAGGAGGGCAAGTTTGTAACCAGCCGTCACCTCCGCGACAGACTTTTTAAGGAGACAGAAAAAAATCTTGCCATGCGGGTGGTAGAAACTAATTCGCCCGATTCATACTTAGTATATGGTCGTGGTATATTGCATTTGTCTATCCTTATTGAAACCATGAGGCGCGAAGGGTACGAGTTTCAGGTTGGCCAGCCCCAAGTATTAGTAAAAACCATTGATGGCGAAAAATGTGAGCCATACGAAACACTTAGTGTAGATGTGCCCGAAGAAGGTGCCGGCAAAGTAATAGAACTTGCCACTATGCGTAAAGGCGACTTGCTCATGATGGAGCCCAAAGGCGACTTGCAACATGTGGAGTTTGAAATTCCATCGCGTGGCTTAATAGGCTTGCGAAATCAGGTGCTTACTGCAACACAGGGCCGTGCAGTGATGAATCATCGATTCAAAGAATATAAACCTTGGAGAGGCGACATACCAGGCCGCATCAACGGTGTGCTCATTGCTCACGAAGCAGGCACCACCACTCCTTATGCCATTGATGGATTGCAAGACCGCGGACAGTTTTTTGTTGACCCCAACGAGAATATTTACGTGGGCCAGGTAATTGGTGAACAAAACAAGCCCGGTGACCTTGTAATTAATATTACTAAGACAAAGAAACTTACCAATATGCGAGCTTCAGGTAGCGATGATAATGTACGAATAGCTCCTAAAATTAATATGAGCCTTGAAGAAAATCTAGAATACATTCAAGGAGATGAAATGGTTGAAATAACGCCTCAAAATATACGCCTGCGCAAGGTACACCTCAATCACGAAGATCGCAAAAGGTATGAAAAATCGATGGGCTCATAA
- a CDS encoding chromate transporter — protein MSKTFIKPNYSLRQLAGYFLKLGYTGFGGPVALVGYMHRDLVENRKWINEDEYKEGLALAQLAPGPLAAQLGIYIGFVHYGVMGATICGLAFVIPSFIMVVLIGMAYKMFGGLAWMQAVFYGVGAAVIGIIAMSSYKLTIKTVSKFNVEEIKSKWLLWVFYLIAGMVTVITQSEEVLLFIAAGIIYMLIKAPPKFIIGRANTILLTGIGFWSFEWSELGKIAWFFTKAGAFVFGSGLAIVPFLHGGVVTEYQWLTEKQFVDAVAVAMITPGPVVITVGFIGYLVAGFPGASVAALATFVPCYLFTIIPAPYFNKIAKNESIKAFVDGITAAVIGALVGAVIIIASRSITDIPTAIIAIAAVLALIYIKKIQEPYIILAAAALGLLIK, from the coding sequence ATGAGTAAAACTTTTATCAAGCCCAATTATAGCTTGCGGCAGCTTGCAGGGTATTTCCTTAAATTAGGGTACACGGGTTTTGGCGGTCCGGTAGCGTTGGTAGGATACATGCATCGCGATTTGGTTGAAAATCGCAAATGGATTAACGAAGATGAATATAAGGAAGGGCTTGCCCTTGCTCAATTGGCACCGGGACCACTTGCTGCGCAATTGGGCATATATATTGGCTTTGTGCATTATGGTGTAATGGGAGCAACGATTTGCGGACTGGCATTTGTTATCCCATCGTTTATAATGGTAGTGTTAATTGGGATGGCTTATAAAATGTTTGGTGGCCTGGCATGGATGCAGGCAGTATTCTATGGGGTTGGAGCTGCTGTAATTGGAATTATAGCTATGAGTAGTTATAAGCTAACCATTAAGACAGTAAGTAAATTTAATGTAGAAGAAATAAAGTCGAAGTGGTTGTTGTGGGTTTTTTATTTGATTGCAGGAATGGTAACTGTAATTACTCAATCGGAAGAGGTGTTGTTATTTATTGCAGCAGGAATAATTTATATGCTGATAAAAGCACCCCCAAAATTTATAATTGGCCGTGCAAATACAATCCTGTTAACTGGTATAGGGTTTTGGAGTTTTGAGTGGAGCGAGTTAGGAAAGATAGCATGGTTTTTTACCAAGGCCGGAGCCTTTGTTTTTGGCAGTGGCTTGGCCATTGTTCCTTTTTTACATGGCGGAGTTGTAACCGAATATCAATGGCTAACCGAAAAACAATTTGTAGATGCGGTAGCAGTGGCCATGATTACGCCAGGGCCTGTGGTAATTACCGTTGGTTTTATTGGATACTTGGTAGCGGGCTTTCCAGGGGCTTCGGTTGCTGCACTTGCTACTTTTGTGCCGTGCTATTTGTTTACCATTATACCTGCGCCTTACTTTAATAAGATTGCCAAAAACGAAAGTATAAAAGCATTTGTTGATGGAATAACTGCTGCTGTAATAGGCGCTTTGGTTGGTGCAGTAATAATTATAGCATCGCGCAGTATAACCGATATTCCCACAGCCATTATTGCCATTGCAGCCGTATTAGCTTTAATCTATATTAAAAAAATTCAGGAGCCTTACATTATTCTGGCTGCTGCTGCTTTGGGTTTGTTAATTAAATAG